Proteins encoded by one window of Methylovirgula ligni:
- the pcaD gene encoding 3-oxoadipate enol-lactonase, which yields MTETIIDGETFNIIVEGQPDAPAILLAHSLGTNLHLFDHQVAALKPHFRLVRYDLRGHGGSQITPAPYSLAKLGRDALAVLDALKIDKVDLIGASAGGLVSLWLLRHAPERIGRAVLANTAARIGTAENWNERIRIVTENGVGTLAPALIENWFTRSYREQHPAEVSHFEETAAATSVEGYAGASAALRDADLREDLREITHPVLVIVGRHDPVTPPGVGALVASSIPNAKLVTLEAAHLSAVEAAEAFNDAVLEFLLGAAEEKSTAEEKPAPAAPKKPRVPRQPKPKAAEPVASVPEKPPIVSAPKPLAKKSPTKKSPARKAAVKKRVAKKAVPKKKAVAKKATAKKTVRKLAAKKRVARKAAVKKSSVRKAAIKKRPVKKVARKATPKKSARKVVAKRKVAAKRTVKKPVRKTVAKKSPRKVTRRRAGRR from the coding sequence ATGACCGAGACCATCATCGACGGCGAGACCTTCAACATTATCGTCGAAGGCCAGCCGGATGCCCCGGCGATTCTGCTGGCGCATTCGCTGGGCACCAATCTTCATCTTTTCGATCATCAGGTCGCGGCCCTGAAGCCGCATTTCCGTCTCGTGCGCTATGATTTGCGCGGCCATGGGGGCAGCCAGATAACCCCCGCGCCTTATTCGCTTGCGAAGCTCGGGCGAGATGCGCTGGCGGTTCTCGACGCGCTCAAGATCGACAAGGTGGATCTCATCGGCGCGTCGGCGGGCGGGCTCGTCAGCCTTTGGCTGCTGCGCCATGCGCCGGAGCGGATCGGCCGCGCCGTGCTCGCCAATACCGCGGCCCGGATCGGCACGGCGGAAAACTGGAACGAGCGAATCCGCATCGTGACGGAAAATGGCGTCGGTACTCTGGCGCCGGCCCTGATCGAAAACTGGTTCACCCGGTCTTATCGCGAGCAGCATCCCGCGGAAGTCAGCCACTTCGAGGAGACGGCCGCGGCGACGAGCGTGGAAGGCTATGCCGGTGCCTCTGCCGCGCTTCGCGACGCGGACCTGCGCGAAGACCTGCGTGAGATAACTCATCCCGTCCTCGTCATCGTCGGTCGTCATGATCCGGTGACGCCGCCGGGTGTCGGCGCTTTGGTCGCGAGTTCGATCCCGAATGCCAAACTGGTGACGCTGGAAGCGGCGCATCTGTCGGCGGTCGAAGCCGCCGAGGCGTTCAACGATGCGGTGCTGGAGTTCCTTCTCGGCGCTGCCGAGGAGAAATCCACCGCGGAGGAAAAGCCTGCGCCGGCCGCACCGAAAAAGCCTCGCGTGCCGCGTCAGCCCAAGCCGAAGGCAGCGGAGCCCGTGGCGTCGGTGCCTGAAAAGCCGCCGATTGTTTCCGCGCCCAAGCCCTTGGCGAAGAAATCGCCGACAAAGAAATCTCCGGCGCGTAAAGCTGCAGTGAAAAAGCGGGTGGCGAAAAAAGCCGTACCCAAGAAGAAGGCCGTGGCCAAGAAGGCAACCGCCAAGAAAACGGTGCGCAAGCTCGCCGCCAAGAAACGTGTCGCCCGCAAAGCCGCGGTCAAGAAGAGCTCCGTCCGCAAAGCCGCCATAAAGAAGCGCCCGGTGAAGAAAGTGGCGCGCAAGGCGACGCCGAAGAAATCCGCTCGCAAGGTTGTGGCGAAACGCAAGGTCGCGGCGAAACGCACGGTGAAAAAGCCGGTGCGGAAAACAGTCGCGAAGAAGTCGCCACGCAAGGTTACGCGACGCCGGGCCGGGCGGCGCTAG
- a CDS encoding lipopolysaccharide biosynthesis protein, which yields MRVLAAFVFNVLCNFAIGLLVAKFLGPAEYGRFALAFAVAVAVQTGFFDCLRLGATRFYSERVRKEDPTLRATLDVTFIVIALSMSVAASLLFLSGAHFTLSNSLIALALICAVSNGVFDYNTALVRARFHDRLYTRLILVKNALALVLTGGGAFLFGSAKMALIGTIISMSGAVITARAALRDHDAKRAHASRAIAKSILAYSMPIVLANVLYLAIPLANRSIIATLYGFSETGQFSLAYDLGSKAIQAIGSALDVVLFQIAVALHDEHGPSPAKDQVARNMAIVIAIVLPACTGIWLTLPSIQHVIVPLAYRGPFAKLLTLMMAGLFSSALILFAISPIFQIAKRTAPLIAAAVIACIVDALLILVLPRNPDASSFAIAQTGAYMSALVALIVMAKFTKPQWPRLRDLALAVLGTAAMAAALLPLREHNPGFLTLAVQVLAGTLIYTLFICYFDIAGLREIIIARLRPILARLQASS from the coding sequence ATGAGGGTTCTCGCCGCCTTTGTCTTCAACGTGCTCTGCAATTTCGCGATCGGGCTGCTGGTCGCGAAGTTTCTGGGGCCGGCTGAATACGGCCGTTTCGCGCTCGCTTTCGCTGTGGCGGTCGCGGTGCAGACCGGCTTTTTCGATTGCCTGCGCCTCGGCGCGACGCGGTTTTATTCCGAGCGCGTGCGCAAGGAAGATCCCACCCTGCGGGCGACGCTCGACGTCACCTTCATCGTCATCGCCCTGTCGATGAGCGTCGCGGCCAGCCTGCTGTTTCTTTCCGGCGCGCATTTCACCCTGTCGAACAGCCTGATTGCGCTTGCCCTCATTTGCGCCGTCTCGAACGGTGTCTTCGACTATAATACCGCCCTCGTCCGCGCCCGCTTCCACGACCGGCTCTATACAAGGCTGATCCTCGTCAAGAACGCCTTGGCACTAGTGCTGACGGGCGGCGGCGCCTTTCTGTTCGGTTCGGCCAAAATGGCGCTGATCGGCACGATCATCAGCATGTCGGGCGCCGTCATCACCGCCCGTGCGGCGCTGCGCGATCACGATGCCAAGCGCGCACATGCGAGCCGTGCGATCGCCAAATCGATTCTCGCCTATTCGATGCCGATCGTCCTCGCCAATGTGCTCTATCTTGCCATTCCGCTCGCCAACCGCTCGATCATCGCGACGCTCTACGGCTTCTCGGAGACGGGCCAGTTCTCGCTTGCCTATGATCTCGGCAGCAAGGCGATCCAGGCGATCGGCTCGGCTCTCGATGTCGTGCTGTTCCAGATCGCCGTCGCGCTGCACGACGAGCATGGACCAAGCCCTGCCAAGGATCAGGTGGCGCGCAATATGGCGATCGTCATCGCCATCGTGCTGCCCGCCTGCACGGGAATCTGGCTGACCCTGCCGTCTATCCAGCATGTGATCGTGCCGCTCGCCTATCGCGGCCCCTTCGCCAAACTCCTCACCCTGATGATGGCGGGCCTGTTCAGCTCGGCGCTAATCCTCTTCGCGATCAGCCCGATCTTCCAGATCGCCAAGCGCACCGCGCCGCTCATCGCCGCCGCGGTCATCGCCTGTATCGTCGACGCCCTGCTCATCCTCGTCCTGCCGAGGAACCCGGACGCTTCGAGCTTCGCCATCGCGCAGACCGGCGCTTATATGTCCGCACTCGTGGCGCTGATCGTGATGGCGAAATTTACCAAGCCGCAATGGCCGCGCCTGCGCGATCTCGCTCTTGCCGTGCTCGGCACCGCAGCCATGGCGGCAGCGCTGCTGCCGCTCCGCGAGCACAATCCCGGCTTCCTCACTCTTGCAGTACAGGTGCTCGCCGGCACGCTGATCTACACGCTCTTCATCTGCTATTTCGACATCGCCGGGCTGCGTGAAATCATCATCGCGCGGCTGCGCCCGATTCTCGCGCGGCTCCAGGCTTCTTCGTAA
- a CDS encoding cytochrome c biogenesis CcdA family protein: MVNNVTLSAAAAAGLLSFLSPCVLPLVPPYLTFIAGTTIEDVATQKIARARRDIFLAAILFVLGFSTVFVALGATASFFGQILRAHIATLSLLAGLAIIAMGLHFLGLFRIGMLYREKRLDVQKPFGLWGAYIMGLAFAFGWTPCIGPILAAILAIAASEETAARGAGLLAVYSFGLGIPFLLAAAALEPFLGFLKRFRAHFGAVERVVGVLLVATGIAFLTGTMQNLSFWLLQAFPGLAHLG, from the coding sequence ATGGTCAATAACGTCACGCTTTCGGCCGCCGCAGCGGCGGGGCTTCTCTCGTTCCTTAGCCCCTGCGTTCTGCCGCTGGTTCCGCCCTATCTCACCTTCATCGCGGGCACGACGATCGAAGATGTCGCGACGCAGAAGATCGCGCGCGCGCGGCGCGACATTTTTCTTGCCGCCATCCTTTTCGTTCTGGGTTTTTCGACAGTTTTCGTGGCGCTGGGCGCGACGGCCTCGTTCTTCGGCCAGATATTGCGCGCCCATATCGCCACGCTGTCGCTTCTCGCGGGCCTGGCGATCATCGCCATGGGCCTGCATTTTCTCGGGCTTTTCCGGATCGGCATGCTTTACCGCGAAAAGCGGCTCGACGTGCAGAAGCCGTTCGGACTCTGGGGCGCCTATATTATGGGGCTCGCCTTCGCTTTCGGCTGGACGCCCTGCATCGGGCCGATCCTCGCTGCCATTCTGGCGATCGCCGCCTCGGAGGAGACGGCAGCGCGGGGCGCTGGCCTGCTCGCGGTCTATTCCTTCGGCCTCGGCATTCCCTTCCTGCTGGCCGCGGCGGCGCTGGAGCCTTTCCTCGGCTTCCTGAAAAGATTCCGCGCGCATTTCGGCGCGGTCGAGCGCGTCGTCGGCGTATTGCTGGTGGCAACGGGCATCGCCTTTCTCACCGGTACGATGCAGAACCTGTCGTTCTGGCTGCTGCAGGCCTTTCCAGGTCTCGCCCATCTGGGGTGA
- a CDS encoding branched-chain amino acid ABC transporter substrate-binding protein, with protein sequence MRGNIQGKLAKALVYGLLTGLFTLLLLSPPSFAEVRIGLAAPLSGPDAVFGIELRNGAEQAAADINATGGVRGQKLVIVAADDRGELKQALNVANRFVAEKISLVIGHFQSSLTLAASEIYANHSILDITASATNPQITERGLDLMFRTCGRDDQQSAVAATFLEARTEKRIAIVYDNTASGKKRADDLRARLAKAGIADVLYAGIDKDGDDGGLVGRIKAAAADVVYWSGDGNDAGQLVKEMRAEGVRALFVGSDSLASDEFALAGGSAVEGALMTFPTDPRHSPQAAAVMREFKARKIDLEVFTLYAYAAVEVLAQAAEAAGTFEPAAIAKAIHSGRPFKTVLGTLTYDAKGDVTTPDYQIYVWKRGYEDQLEYDETSR encoded by the coding sequence ATGAGGGGAAACATTCAGGGAAAGCTGGCGAAAGCCCTTGTCTATGGCCTTTTGACGGGCCTTTTCACCCTGCTTCTGCTCTCACCGCCCTCTTTCGCGGAGGTCCGCATCGGGCTTGCGGCGCCCTTGAGCGGACCGGATGCCGTCTTCGGCATCGAATTGCGCAACGGCGCGGAGCAGGCGGCGGCCGACATCAACGCAACGGGCGGCGTGCGCGGGCAGAAGCTCGTCATTGTCGCCGCCGACGATCGCGGCGAGTTGAAACAGGCGCTCAATGTCGCCAACCGCTTCGTCGCCGAGAAAATCTCCCTTGTGATCGGCCATTTCCAATCGAGCCTGACATTGGCCGCCTCGGAAATCTACGCCAACCATTCGATCCTCGACATCACGGCCTCGGCAACCAATCCGCAGATCACCGAGCGGGGCCTCGATCTGATGTTCCGCACCTGCGGACGCGACGATCAGCAGAGCGCCGTCGCCGCCACATTCCTGGAAGCGCGGACAGAAAAACGGATCGCGATCGTCTACGACAACACCGCCTCCGGGAAAAAGCGCGCCGACGATCTGCGCGCCCGTCTGGCAAAAGCCGGGATCGCGGATGTGCTCTATGCCGGCATCGACAAGGACGGCGACGACGGCGGGCTCGTCGGCCGGATCAAGGCCGCGGCAGCCGACGTTGTCTATTGGAGCGGCGATGGCAACGATGCGGGCCAACTCGTCAAGGAGATGCGCGCGGAAGGGGTGCGGGCGCTGTTCGTGGGCAGCGATTCTCTCGCCTCGGACGAATTTGCCCTTGCCGGCGGGAGCGCGGTCGAGGGCGCACTGATGACCTTCCCGACCGATCCGCGCCACAGCCCACAGGCGGCGGCTGTGATGAGAGAATTCAAGGCGCGCAAAATCGATCTGGAGGTTTTCACGCTCTATGCCTATGCCGCCGTCGAAGTGTTGGCGCAGGCCGCAGAGGCCGCGGGAACATTCGAGCCAGCCGCGATAGCCAAGGCGATCCATTCCGGCCGGCCATTCAAGACCGTGCTGGGAACGCTCACTTACGATGCGAAGGGCGATGTCACGACGCCGGATTATCAGATTTACGTCTGGAAGCGCGGCTACGAGGATCAACTCGAATATGACGAGACGAGCCGGTAG
- a CDS encoding flavin reductase, translated as MDAVIHDRFSVEPEHFREAMSRVGSAVHIVTTGGPAGAAGVTANAVTSVTAEPPTMLFCLNKSSRAAPLLLENGVFCVNTLASADQELSDIFAGRTEHSLEERFAAATWRTLTTGAPVLTSALAVFDCRLIESREISTHLILIGQVEAVQVAPRSEALLYLHRSYRQI; from the coding sequence ATGGACGCGGTTATTCATGACAGGTTTTCGGTTGAGCCGGAACATTTCCGCGAGGCGATGAGCCGGGTGGGCTCTGCGGTTCATATCGTGACGACGGGCGGACCTGCGGGCGCGGCTGGCGTGACCGCCAATGCCGTCACGTCGGTAACCGCCGAGCCGCCGACAATGCTGTTTTGTCTCAACAAGTCATCGCGCGCCGCGCCGCTGCTGCTGGAAAACGGCGTCTTCTGCGTCAATACGCTGGCGAGCGCGGATCAGGAACTGTCCGATATTTTCGCCGGCCGGACGGAGCATAGCCTCGAAGAGCGCTTTGCCGCCGCGACATGGCGGACGCTGACGACCGGGGCGCCCGTGCTGACCTCGGCGCTGGCCGTGTTCGATTGCCGGCTGATCGAGAGCCGGGAAATCTCGACGCATCTGATCCTGATCGGACAGGTGGAGGCGGTGCAGGTCGCTCCGAGGAGCGAAGCTCTGCTCTACCTGCACCGCAGCTATCGGCAGATCTGA
- a CDS encoding DUF6101 family protein, protein MPKLDRNPEGLAYCERDQRADGGTRTVRLNPRDVRIERALAGVKMRLAIPIQAYRGVVLSREDKLERQFYRLSLAHSDTDLSVTLARANDIAALVDQWSTWARFFAMPALLDETIGTPPARRATRRPSRRRVLIRARRPRARTRNRPAGLAGAPKIISPEGELFSRE, encoded by the coding sequence ATGCCGAAACTCGACCGCAACCCCGAAGGCCTTGCCTATTGCGAGCGCGACCAGCGCGCCGACGGCGGCACGCGGACCGTCCGGTTGAACCCGCGGGACGTGCGCATCGAGCGCGCGCTCGCCGGGGTCAAGATGCGGCTCGCCATCCCGATCCAGGCTTATCGCGGCGTTGTCCTCAGCCGCGAGGACAAGCTCGAACGGCAATTCTATCGCCTCAGCCTGGCCCACAGCGATACCGATCTTTCGGTGACGCTGGCGCGCGCCAACGACATCGCTGCCCTCGTCGACCAATGGAGCACCTGGGCGCGGTTCTTCGCCATGCCGGCGCTGCTCGACGAGACTATCGGCACACCACCTGCGCGGCGCGCGACCCGCCGCCCGAGCCGGCGCCGGGTACTCATCCGCGCCAGGCGCCCACGCGCCCGCACGCGCAATCGCCCCGCGGGCCTCGCCGGTGCGCCGAAAATCATCTCGCCGGAGGGCGAATTGTTCTCGCGCGAATAA
- a CDS encoding 3'(2'),5'-bisphosphate nucleotidase CysQ, which translates to MEPLSHDHALVAALTDVTRAAGALAQEYFRPGEKTSAPIHRKEDGSPVTEADLAVNRFLEQRLRGLLPAAGWLSEESADAPERRDGELVLVVDPIDGTRAFATGNPVWAVSVALVDRHRPVIGIVHAPALAETYVGVKDAGARLNGRAIEVSRRRSFDAEAMVGGPFGFAQRLRSAGLEFELLPKIPSLAVRVSKVAAGALDAALISANAHDWDIAACDLIVTEAGGTLRSLRGRQPLYNRVHTMHGELVAGPEVLLAQLAAADGHATAPEL; encoded by the coding sequence GTGGAGCCATTGTCGCATGATCATGCGCTTGTCGCCGCGTTGACCGATGTCACCAGGGCCGCGGGAGCGCTCGCGCAGGAATATTTCCGTCCGGGGGAAAAGACTTCGGCACCGATCCACCGCAAGGAGGACGGCTCGCCGGTCACCGAGGCTGATCTTGCCGTCAATCGCTTTCTCGAGCAGCGCCTGCGCGGGCTTTTGCCGGCGGCCGGTTGGCTGTCCGAGGAATCCGCCGACGCGCCGGAGCGGCGGGACGGCGAGCTTGTATTGGTCGTCGATCCGATCGACGGAACGCGCGCCTTTGCGACGGGCAATCCGGTCTGGGCGGTTTCGGTCGCGCTCGTCGATCGTCATCGCCCGGTCATCGGCATCGTTCACGCGCCGGCCCTCGCGGAAACCTATGTCGGGGTCAAGGACGCCGGCGCACGGCTCAACGGCCGGGCGATCGAGGTCTCGCGCCGTCGGAGTTTCGATGCCGAGGCGATGGTTGGCGGCCCCTTCGGCTTCGCGCAGCGGCTACGCAGTGCCGGACTTGAATTCGAGCTGCTGCCGAAAATTCCCTCGCTCGCGGTCCGCGTCTCGAAAGTGGCGGCGGGGGCGCTCGATGCCGCGCTCATTTCCGCCAATGCGCATGATTGGGATATTGCCGCCTGCGATCTGATCGTTACCGAGGCCGGGGGCACGTTGCGGAGCCTGCGCGGCCGCCAGCCGCTCTATAACCGCGTCCACACGATGCACGGCGAATTGGTGGCGGGGCCCGAGGTGTTGCTGGCGCAACTTGCCGCCGCGGACGGCCACGCCACGGCGCCCGAGCTTTAG
- a CDS encoding DUF4170 domain-containing protein, protein MAADEHKQRLHLVFGGELVDLDGTEFRDLDAIDIVGIFPDYQSAYKAWRTRAQATVDNAHMRYFVAHLHRLLDPAEPPKS, encoded by the coding sequence ATGGCGGCGGACGAACACAAACAGCGTCTTCATCTCGTCTTCGGCGGCGAACTCGTCGACCTCGACGGTACCGAATTCCGCGATCTCGATGCTATCGACATCGTCGGGATATTCCCGGATTATCAATCGGCCTACAAAGCCTGGCGGACGCGGGCGCAAGCGACGGTCGATAATGCCCATATGCGCTATTTCGTAGCGCATCTGCACCGCCTGCTCGATCCGGCGGAGCCGCCAAAGAGTTGA
- a CDS encoding 3-deoxy-D-manno-octulosonic acid transferase, translating into MLKALPILPIYQAASAALAPLSPVVLYVRRKWRRDEPDRDGERLGRPTQPRPEGPLAWLHGASVGESLALLPLVERLSARGFTILVSTGTSSAAAVIAPRLPAGALHQFLPLDVPQFLTRFLAYWRPNLALIAESEIWPNLFLAVRRHNIPLLLVNARISEASFQRWRWLPGFIGTLLGAVDLCLAQSEVDAERFALLGARHVKIAGNLKYDVSAPPADRQALAALAVRIGARPVWVAASTHRGEEEIILAAHQIAAQSVPGLLTIIVPRHAKRGGEIAGLAHARGLAVAQRSTEVSENGALPEIYVADTTGELGLFYRVAGIAFLGKSLLPATNGGQNPVEPAKLGCAILHGPHVANFGEVYQVLDEARGAVTVADADTMARVVAILLADAGKSRLMARAASETVKELGGACERIMSAIEPHLAQLSFESRQWQH; encoded by the coding sequence TTGCTCAAAGCCCTTCCCATTCTGCCCATTTATCAGGCTGCCAGCGCGGCCCTCGCGCCGCTCAGCCCGGTCGTACTCTACGTGCGGCGCAAATGGCGGCGCGACGAACCGGACCGCGATGGCGAGAGGCTCGGCCGCCCGACCCAGCCGCGGCCCGAGGGACCTCTGGCCTGGCTGCATGGCGCTAGCGTCGGCGAGAGTCTGGCGCTTCTGCCGTTGGTCGAGCGGCTCTCCGCGCGTGGCTTCACGATCCTGGTTTCGACCGGAACAAGCTCGGCCGCGGCGGTGATCGCGCCGCGGTTGCCGGCCGGCGCGCTGCATCAGTTCCTGCCGCTGGACGTGCCGCAATTCCTGACCCGCTTTCTCGCCTATTGGCGGCCAAATCTGGCGCTCATCGCCGAATCCGAGATCTGGCCCAATCTGTTTCTCGCCGTCAGGCGCCACAACATTCCGCTCCTTCTCGTCAATGCGCGGATATCGGAAGCCTCGTTTCAGCGCTGGCGCTGGCTTCCCGGCTTCATCGGGACGCTGCTTGGCGCGGTCGATCTGTGCCTGGCGCAGAGCGAGGTGGATGCGGAGCGCTTCGCCTTGCTTGGGGCGCGCCATGTCAAAATCGCCGGCAATCTCAAATACGACGTCAGCGCGCCGCCGGCGGATCGTCAGGCGTTGGCCGCGCTCGCGGTGCGGATCGGGGCGCGGCCGGTTTGGGTTGCCGCCTCGACCCATCGCGGCGAGGAGGAAATTATTCTCGCCGCGCATCAGATCGCGGCGCAATCCGTACCCGGTCTGCTGACCATCATCGTGCCGCGTCACGCCAAGCGTGGCGGCGAAATCGCCGGCCTCGCCCATGCGCGCGGCCTGGCGGTCGCGCAGCGCTCGACGGAGGTTTCTGAAAACGGGGCCTTGCCGGAAATCTACGTCGCCGACACGACCGGCGAGCTCGGCTTGTTTTATCGCGTCGCGGGCATCGCCTTCCTGGGCAAATCGCTGCTGCCGGCGACGAACGGCGGCCAAAACCCGGTCGAGCCGGCCAAGCTCGGCTGCGCGATCCTGCATGGGCCGCATGTTGCGAATTTTGGCGAAGTCTATCAGGTGCTCGACGAGGCGCGGGGCGCCGTCACCGTTGCCGATGCGGACACGATGGCCCGCGTCGTCGCCATTCTGCTCGCTGATGCCGGCAAATCGCGCTTGATGGCACGTGCGGCCAGCGAGACGGTCAAGGAACTCGGAGGCGCCTGCGAGCGGATCATGAGCGCGATCGAGCCGCATCTTGCTCAGCTTTCTTTCGAAAGCCGGCAATGGCAGCATTAA
- a CDS encoding DUF2093 domain-containing protein: MNRYERQPLSAGEAEIEYLDGDIRVLRPGAFVRCAATGVPIPLEDLRYWNVDLQEPYASYQAKLQRMGIKLGK, translated from the coding sequence ATGAACCGCTACGAACGCCAACCCCTTTCCGCCGGCGAAGCCGAAATCGAATATCTCGACGGCGATATTCGCGTCTTAAGGCCCGGAGCTTTTGTGCGCTGCGCCGCGACCGGTGTCCCGATCCCGCTGGAAGACCTGCGCTATTGGAATGTCGATCTGCAGGAGCCTTACGCCAGCTATCAAGCCAAATTGCAGCGCATGGGCATCAAGCTCGGCAAATAG
- a CDS encoding metallophosphoesterase family protein, which translates to MSLLALLADVHGNREALDACLADAKARGATQFVFLGDLVGYGADPAYVVDLAMRRQSDGAILVRGNHDAAIMDGGYEMNDDARAAIDWTRENLDKEQRTFLANLPLTAELNDILFVHADASAPARWIYVTGAFGAQSSMRATPKRLTFCGHVHRQQLYRSSVFGPPGAKTPEADIPIKIDGSRKWLAVLGAVGQPRDNNPAAAYALYDTAASRLIFRRIPYDIPAAARKIRAAGLPETLAKRLFTGR; encoded by the coding sequence TTGAGCCTGCTGGCGCTCCTGGCGGACGTCCACGGGAATCGCGAGGCGCTCGACGCCTGTCTGGCGGATGCGAAGGCTCGAGGGGCGACACAATTCGTCTTTCTCGGCGACCTTGTCGGCTATGGCGCCGACCCGGCCTATGTCGTCGATCTCGCCATGCGAAGGCAAAGCGACGGCGCGATCCTCGTCCGTGGCAACCATGATGCTGCGATCATGGATGGCGGATACGAAATGAATGACGACGCACGCGCCGCGATCGACTGGACACGCGAAAATCTCGACAAAGAGCAGCGGACTTTTCTCGCGAATCTACCGCTGACTGCCGAACTGAATGATATTCTCTTCGTCCATGCCGATGCGTCAGCTCCGGCGCGCTGGATCTATGTTACCGGCGCCTTTGGCGCGCAGTCTTCGATGCGCGCCACGCCGAAGCGCCTCACGTTCTGCGGCCATGTCCATCGCCAGCAACTCTACCGTTCGAGCGTGTTTGGACCGCCGGGCGCCAAAACCCCCGAAGCAGACATTCCGATCAAGATCGATGGGTCGCGCAAATGGCTCGCCGTTCTGGGCGCGGTCGGCCAGCCGCGCGACAACAACCCGGCCGCCGCCTACGCGCTCTATGACACAGCCGCCTCTCGGCTGATTTTCCGGCGCATCCCCTACGACATCCCTGCGGCCGCACGGAAAATCCGCGCCGCCGGTCTGCCGGAAACCCTCGCGAAGCGGCTTTTCACCGGCCGGTAG